The proteins below come from a single Megalops cyprinoides isolate fMegCyp1 chromosome 5, fMegCyp1.pri, whole genome shotgun sequence genomic window:
- the rpl7a gene encoding 60S ribosomal protein L7a, with the protein MKVFVVWNLRQAQTPLGLVYELPKGKKAKGKKVAPAPSVAKKHEAKKVVNPLFEKRPKNFGIGQDIQPKRDLTRFVKWPRYIRLQRQRAILYKRLKVPPAINQFTQALDRQTATQLFKLAHKYRPETKQEKKQRQLARAEQKAAGKGDAPTKRPPVLRAGVNTVTTLVESKKAQLVVIAHDVDPIELVVFLPALCRKMGVPYCIVKGKARLGRLVHRKTCTSVAFTQINPEDKGALAKLVEAIKTNYNDRYEEIRRHWGGGIMGPKSTARIAKLEKAKAKELATKLG; encoded by the exons ATGAAagtgtttgttgtttggaaCCTGCGACAGGCCCAGACTCCTCTTGGTTTGGTTTATGAGCTG CCTAAGGGAAAGAAGGCTAAGGGGAAGAAGGTGGCACCGGCCCCTTCTGTGGCCAAGAAGCACGAAGCCAAGAAAGTGGTCAACCCCCTATTTGAGAAGAGGCCCAAGAACTTTGGCATTG GTCAGGACATCCAGCCCAAACGTGACCTGACACGCTTTGTGAAATGGCCCCGTTACATCAGGCTGCAACGTCAGCGTGCCATCCTTTACAAACGCCTGAAGGTCCCACCTGCGATCAACCAGTTCACCCAGGCCTTGGACCGCCAGACCG CAACACAGCTCTTTAAGCTGGCCCACAAGTACAGGCCTGAGACTAAGCAGGAGAAGAAGCAGAGGCAGCTTGCCCGTGCTGAGCAGAAGGCTGCAGGGAAAGGAGACGCCCCCACCAAAAGGCCCCCTGTCCTGCGTGCAG GTGTGAACACAGTTACCACTTTGGTGGAGAGTAAGAAGGCCCAGCTGGTTGTCATTGCCCACGATGTGGATCCTATTGAG CTGGTGGTGTTCCTGCCTGCTCTGTGCCGCAAGATGGGTGTCCCCTACTGCATCGTCAAGGGGAAGGCTAGACTCGGCCGCCTGGTACACAGAAAGACCTGCACCTCTGTGGCTTTCACACAGATAAACCC AGAGGACAAAGGTGCCCTTGCTAAGCTGGTAGAAGCTATCAAGACCAACTACAATGACAGATATGAGGAG ATCCGTCGTCACTGGGGAGGTGGCATCATGGGCCCCAAGTCAACAGCCCGCATTGCCAAGCTGGAAAAGGCCAAGGCCAAGGAACTGGCCACGAAGCTCGGCTGA
- the med22 gene encoding mediator of RNA polymerase II transcription subunit 22 isoform X1, translating into MATQRALPQSKETLLQSYNKRLKDDIRSILDNFTEIIKTAKIEDETQVSRATQAEQDHYEMHVRAANIVRAGESLMKLVSDLKQFLILNDFPSVNEAISLRNQQLRSLQEECDKKLTSLRDEIAIDLYELEEEYYSSSYSQWDGADLPLCEAFRRRDSWSSPGTAVGPASRGAEDTSGPMSQESTPGHLNGHSTNATEHP; encoded by the exons ATGGCTACACAGAGAGCACTCCCCCAAAGCAAGGAGACACTTCTTCAGTCCTACAACAAGAGACTGAAAGATGATATCAGGTCCATTCTGGATAATTTCACTGAGATCATAAAAACGGCAAAG ATTGAGGATGAGACACAGGTTTCACGAGCAACGCAAGCAGAACAGGACCATTATGAGATGCATGTACGAGCAGCCAACATT gtGCGTGCAGGGGAGTCGCTGATGAAGCTGGTCTCTGACCTGAAGCAGTTCCTGATCCTGAATGACTTCCCCTCGGTGAACGAGGCCATCAGCCTGCGGAACCAGCAGCTGCGCAGCCTGCAGGAGGAGTGCGATAAGAAACTGACCTCCCTGCGTGATGAGATTGCTATTGACCTGTACGAGCTAGAGGAAGAATATTACTCCTCCAG CTACAGTCAGTGGGACGGTGCTGACCTGCCCTTGTGTGAGGCCTTCCGGCGTCGGGATAGCTGGTCCTCCCCTGGGACCGCTGTGGGTCCAGCCAGCAGGGGTGCGGAGGACACCAGCGGGCCCATGTCTCAGGAATCCACCCCAGGGCACCTCAACGGGCACAGCACCAACGCCACCGAGCACCCCTGA
- the med22 gene encoding mediator of RNA polymerase II transcription subunit 22 isoform X2, translating into MATQRALPQSKETLLQSYNKRLKDDIRSILDNFTEIIKTAKIEDETQVSRATQAEQDHYEMHVRAANIVRAGESLMKLVSDLKQFLILNDFPSVNEAISLRNQQLRSLQEECDKKLTSLRDEIAIDLYELEEEYYSSRYK; encoded by the exons ATGGCTACACAGAGAGCACTCCCCCAAAGCAAGGAGACACTTCTTCAGTCCTACAACAAGAGACTGAAAGATGATATCAGGTCCATTCTGGATAATTTCACTGAGATCATAAAAACGGCAAAG ATTGAGGATGAGACACAGGTTTCACGAGCAACGCAAGCAGAACAGGACCATTATGAGATGCATGTACGAGCAGCCAACATT gtGCGTGCAGGGGAGTCGCTGATGAAGCTGGTCTCTGACCTGAAGCAGTTCCTGATCCTGAATGACTTCCCCTCGGTGAACGAGGCCATCAGCCTGCGGAACCAGCAGCTGCGCAGCCTGCAGGAGGAGTGCGATAAGAAACTGACCTCCCTGCGTGATGAGATTGCTATTGACCTGTACGAGCTAGAGGAAGAATATTACTCCTCCAGGTACAAATAG
- the c5h9orf78 gene encoding telomere length and silencing protein 1 homolog — MPSGKNFRRRRADSDEEEDEETAAEVRSKLDEAKEVQSLRKRPNGVSVISLLVGEKLPLEAEIEDDPFKLKTGGVVDMKKVKDRNRDMTEDETDLNLGTSFSAETNRRDEDADMMKYIETELKKKKGLLETEEQKVKVKNAEDQLYELPENINVSSAKKTEEMLSNQMLSGIPEVDLGIDAKIKNIISTEEAKAKLLAEQRNKKKDSGTSFVPTNIAVNYVQHNRFYHEDVNAPARRHREEPKARPLRVGDTEKPEPERTPPNRKRPANEKATDDYHYEKFKKMNRRY; from the exons ATGCCTTCTGGTAAGAATTTCAGGAGAAGAAGAGCTGATTCAGACGAGGAAGAAGACGAGGAGACAGCCGCCGAAGTCAG ATCTAAACTGGATGAGGCAAAAGAAGTTCAGAGTCTACGGAAAAGACCAAACGGCGTGAG tgtcatttcacTATTAGTCGGAGAGAAACTGCCATTGGAAGCTGAGATAGAG GATGACCCTTTCAAGCTGAAGACAGGAGGGGTTGTGGACATGAAAAAAgtcaaagacagaaacagagacat GACGGAGGATGAAACGGATCTCAACCTGGGAACGTCTTTCTCAGCAGAGACGAATCGGCGAGATGAAGACGCAGACAT GATGAAATACATAGAGACAGAGCTAAAGAAAAAGAAGGGGCTGCTGGAGACAGAGGAACAAAAAGTGAAGGTGAAGAATGCAGAAGACCAGCTCTATGAGTTGCCAGAAAACATCAACGTCTCTTCTGCCAAGAAGACTGAGGAAATGCTGTCCAATCAGATGCTGAGCGGGATTCCAGAGGTGGACCTGGGCATTGA TGCCAAGATAAAGAACATCATATCTACAGAAGAGGCCAAAGCCAAGCTCTTGGCTGAACAGAGGAATAAGAAGAAGGACAGCGGCACCTCATTTGTGCCCACGAACATTGCAGTCAATTATGTGCAGCACAACCGCT TCTATCATGAAGACGTGAATGCTCCGGCCAGGCGACACCGTGAGGAGCCCAAGGCCCGACCACTCCGCGTGGGCGACACTGAAAAACCAGAACCTGAAC GAACTCCACCAAACCGCAAGAGGCCAGCCAATGAGAAGGCCACTGACGATTACCACTACGAGAAGTTTAAGAAGATGAACCGACGATACTGA